A window of the Pontibacillus yanchengensis genome harbors these coding sequences:
- the mreD gene encoding rod shape-determining protein MreD — MKRLLLPLTLLLFLVLEGTAMDFLPKEWLLADYYIIPHWVLVVLTYIAIFYDFDSTYYCVLYGIIFGLLIDLIYTDMLGVYMFTYGLVIYITHGLKKLLHSNVFVTLLLTMIAIVTADTTIYVLYSFIQATEMVWESYILMSLLPTLAANVLFALVLYPLLPGKLQEWSESQLKRSNAI, encoded by the coding sequence ATGAAGCGTTTACTCCTTCCTCTTACCCTGTTACTTTTTCTTGTATTAGAAGGAACTGCTATGGATTTCCTTCCAAAAGAATGGCTACTTGCAGATTATTATATTATTCCTCACTGGGTACTCGTTGTGTTAACCTACATAGCGATATTTTATGATTTCGATTCTACCTATTATTGTGTTTTATATGGAATTATTTTTGGACTTCTAATTGATTTAATCTATACAGATATGCTTGGTGTATATATGTTTACCTACGGATTAGTTATTTACATAACACATGGATTGAAAAAGTTGCTCCACTCGAATGTGTTTGTCACTTTACTCTTAACGATGATTGCAATTGTCACGGCAGATACAACTATTTATGTGTTATATTCCTTCATTCAGGCAACCGAGATGGTGTGGGAAAGCTATATATTAATGAGTTTACTGCCTACGTTAGCTGCAAATGTATTATTTGCACTGGTATTGTATCCATTATTGCCGGGGAAATTGCAAGAGTGGTCAGAATCTCAATTGAAGAGGTCGAATGCTATATGA
- the pilM gene encoding type IV pilus biogenesis protein PilM yields the protein MRFSLKPLKPKKHRVNMVIKDHVIRFCYNDQASLEDIQFVGEQMLPSGIIKEGKVQDIFVLTSIIEELVETYNWKRKKLYFCVPDSSVVIRPYKIPADLQHDEVKGYLYMKLGEDLHLPFEDPVFDYHYLYQEEEHQHILLFAYPEEQIRTYESIFQEAKLKPQAADLSSLSLFRLYQYFEQVQEDEHLLSIQWNVDGCVVTVFHDERPVFIQHMKTPLDASLFKSNEEAFTAVEWHGEQQDIDAYIHDQVQEIERIMNFYRFSVTKGKAGITKVLLSGDFPQMDMIRQQCEERFSVPVEHLNISDIYTKEGVEIPDLLAETAGLSLKE from the coding sequence ATGCGTTTTTCGTTAAAGCCGTTAAAACCAAAGAAACATCGTGTGAATATGGTAATAAAAGACCATGTCATAAGGTTTTGTTATAATGATCAGGCAAGTCTGGAGGATATTCAATTTGTTGGTGAACAAATGCTTCCTTCTGGAATTATCAAAGAGGGAAAGGTACAAGATATCTTTGTTCTTACGTCGATTATCGAGGAATTAGTGGAAACCTACAATTGGAAACGAAAGAAACTCTATTTTTGTGTCCCAGATTCCTCTGTAGTAATTCGTCCATACAAGATTCCAGCTGATCTTCAGCATGATGAAGTAAAAGGGTACTTGTACATGAAACTAGGGGAGGATCTTCATCTACCCTTTGAAGATCCAGTATTTGATTACCATTACTTGTACCAAGAGGAAGAGCATCAACATATACTTTTATTTGCCTATCCAGAGGAACAAATTAGAACCTATGAATCTATCTTTCAAGAGGCAAAACTTAAGCCTCAAGCAGCAGATTTGTCTTCCTTATCCCTGTTTCGCTTATATCAATATTTTGAACAAGTGCAAGAAGACGAACATCTACTATCTATTCAGTGGAATGTCGATGGATGTGTGGTGACCGTCTTTCATGATGAAAGGCCAGTGTTTATCCAGCATATGAAAACACCACTAGATGCTAGCTTATTTAAATCAAATGAGGAAGCATTTACTGCTGTGGAGTGGCATGGAGAACAACAGGATATTGATGCTTACATACATGATCAAGTGCAAGAGATAGAACGAATCATGAATTTCTATCGTTTTTCCGTAACGAAAGGGAAAGCTGGCATTACTAAGGTTCTACTCTCTGGTGATTTTCCACAAATGGATATGATTCGACAACAATGCGAAGAGCGTTTTTCAGTACCAGTTGAACACTTGAATATTTCGGACATCTATACAAAGGAAGGGGTTGAAATTCCAGACCTGTTGGCAGAAACAGCTGGACTTTCATTAAAAGAGTAA
- a CDS encoding M23 family metallopeptidase, producing MNKDARDIRKSIAQRKKQRELGGDRNRSTSVPISHIQEEEKHGYLPFFSDDEKQSATSQIFSAFVFKAIIAAILFFSVAIVYRVDSQLFETPKQWVNQAITQEFQFASVNKWYQEKFGEPFAFLPQNPTNNGGSQPAMTEQFALPVNGTISESFQKNGQGIVISTDDAAQVHASDGGTVEFVGKKAETENTVIIQHADGTKSYYGFLESMDVTQYEQVTHGQVIGTTSSTTEGQGKPFYFAIQQGNQFVDPIKVIQVDEQP from the coding sequence ATGAACAAAGATGCACGCGATATTCGGAAATCAATTGCTCAACGGAAGAAACAACGGGAATTAGGAGGAGATCGAAATCGATCAACTTCTGTTCCTATTTCTCACATCCAAGAGGAAGAAAAGCATGGATATTTACCTTTTTTCTCAGATGATGAAAAGCAGAGTGCAACCTCTCAGATCTTTTCCGCTTTTGTCTTTAAAGCAATCATAGCAGCGATATTATTTTTTTCCGTAGCCATTGTGTATCGAGTCGACAGCCAATTATTCGAGACTCCAAAACAATGGGTCAATCAGGCTATTACACAGGAATTCCAATTTGCTTCTGTGAATAAATGGTACCAAGAAAAATTTGGTGAACCATTCGCTTTTCTACCTCAAAACCCTACAAATAATGGGGGTAGTCAACCTGCAATGACGGAACAATTTGCTCTACCGGTGAACGGAACAATAAGTGAATCATTTCAAAAAAATGGTCAGGGTATCGTGATATCTACAGATGATGCAGCTCAAGTTCACGCATCAGACGGAGGAACCGTTGAGTTCGTAGGCAAAAAAGCAGAAACGGAAAATACCGTCATCATTCAGCATGCTGACGGAACTAAATCCTACTATGGTTTTTTGGAAAGTATGGATGTCACACAATATGAACAAGTTACTCATGGTCAAGTCATTGGAACAACTTCTTCAACTACGGAAGGACAGGGAAAACCATTCTACTTCGCTATTCAACAAGGGAATCAGTTCGTAGATCCGATTAAGGTGATTCAAGTTGATGAGCAACCTTAA
- the mreC gene encoding rod shape-determining protein MreC gives MPSFFRNKRLILILISIILLVALIGFTMRDRDNLTWPEEFLQDTIGGVQTVFHTPVQFVTGIYDNIKDIRQTYEQNQMLKARVSEFKDLLIDVKQLKKDNEELRKLLDKQENMSDYEEIPATVIARSPEPRWFKQLTINKGKRHGVKANMAVITGDGLVGKIQSTSAVTSTVQLLSGFDRSNVIHGVILGGEDDKDQYGLIEAPDDKQKDALLLKKIPYEAKIEKGQTVVSSGMGGVFPKGLLIGKIEKVVIDEYGLTQTAYVEPAADLYDINHVSVVDRASYSPSLDEPPSTSKEEDSE, from the coding sequence ATGCCATCGTTTTTCAGGAACAAGCGTTTAATCCTTATCCTTATTAGCATCATTCTCTTGGTGGCATTAATTGGCTTTACGATGAGAGATCGTGATAACTTAACATGGCCAGAAGAGTTTTTACAGGATACGATTGGTGGGGTACAAACTGTTTTTCATACTCCGGTCCAATTTGTTACTGGAATCTATGATAATATAAAAGACATACGACAAACTTATGAACAAAATCAAATGTTAAAAGCTAGAGTATCCGAATTTAAGGACTTATTAATTGATGTGAAGCAATTAAAGAAGGATAACGAAGAACTACGAAAGTTACTTGATAAACAAGAGAATATGAGTGATTATGAAGAAATTCCAGCAACTGTTATCGCACGTAGTCCAGAACCTCGTTGGTTCAAGCAATTAACAATAAACAAGGGGAAAAGACATGGTGTGAAAGCCAATATGGCTGTTATTACTGGTGATGGATTAGTAGGGAAAATTCAGTCCACATCTGCGGTAACCTCTACTGTTCAGTTGTTAAGTGGCTTTGATCGCTCAAACGTCATCCATGGGGTTATTTTAGGCGGAGAAGATGACAAAGATCAATATGGTCTTATCGAGGCACCTGATGACAAACAGAAAGACGCTTTACTATTAAAGAAGATTCCTTATGAAGCAAAAATCGAAAAAGGTCAGACGGTTGTCAGCTCAGGCATGGGAGGCGTATTCCCTAAAGGTCTATTAATCGGAAAGATTGAGAAGGTTGTCATAGATGAATATGGCTTGACTCAGACAGCTTACGTAGAACCAGCAGCAGATTTATATGATATTAATCATGTATCCGTTGTAGATCGAGCAAGTTATTCACCATCATTAGACGAGCCGCCATCTACATCAAAGGAGGAAGATAGTGAATGA
- a CDS encoding SPOR domain-containing protein, with the protein MTKLVFLFFGNMIGLNKPSEKRGESVDNSKKISIRINGEHTYLNRDELDKDEQVHEDIQVAQDEQASAIEDWMEEQEKKKQKHQQNKEKQGQKPSSGMNLSVLERAYPLKRKKLQFPGSWKHLVMAGMSAVFVGIILGFVMLRLFSGLEAQQSPGSEASPASTSVQSNNQTTNNSKPASSGQKQMYSFPTMKAFVVQAGIFSTKNKATTWQSDLSTKGITSYIWERDKQFYLFAGVAPSKEEGEKIATYLKAQGFDTFVKDWSVTGQEVKAAQSEGKWIEKGMNHWSTFLAPVALQIDSGKGDIANIASQITDWKKSIPGEATEKTSILATSMDQLHTSSQRFQSSKSTSSLWEMQRDLLKIWFSYEQFIKKSSS; encoded by the coding sequence ATGACAAAACTCGTCTTTCTTTTCTTCGGTAATATGATAGGGTTAAACAAACCTAGTGAGAAAAGAGGGGAAAGCGTGGACAATTCCAAAAAGATATCCATTCGCATCAACGGTGAACATACGTACCTCAATCGCGATGAGTTAGATAAGGACGAGCAGGTTCACGAGGATATACAAGTTGCCCAGGATGAACAGGCATCTGCTATTGAAGATTGGATGGAGGAGCAAGAGAAGAAAAAGCAGAAACATCAACAAAATAAAGAGAAGCAAGGACAAAAACCTTCATCTGGCATGAACTTATCAGTACTAGAGAGGGCATATCCTTTAAAACGTAAAAAGCTTCAATTTCCTGGATCATGGAAGCATTTAGTAATGGCTGGCATGTCAGCTGTTTTTGTTGGAATTATTTTAGGGTTTGTCATGTTGCGGTTATTTTCTGGATTGGAGGCACAACAATCACCAGGTAGTGAGGCTAGTCCGGCGTCGACATCGGTACAATCCAATAATCAAACTACAAATAATTCGAAGCCAGCGTCCAGTGGCCAAAAGCAAATGTATTCTTTTCCAACAATGAAGGCGTTTGTCGTGCAGGCTGGAATCTTTTCAACGAAGAATAAAGCAACTACTTGGCAGAGTGATTTATCTACTAAAGGAATTACTAGTTATATATGGGAACGCGATAAGCAGTTTTATTTATTTGCGGGTGTAGCACCTTCAAAAGAAGAAGGGGAAAAAATCGCCACATACCTAAAAGCGCAAGGATTCGATACATTTGTCAAAGACTGGAGTGTGACTGGCCAGGAAGTGAAGGCTGCCCAAAGTGAAGGGAAATGGATAGAGAAGGGAATGAATCATTGGTCTACCTTTTTAGCTCCGGTAGCGTTGCAAATTGATAGTGGCAAAGGGGACATTGCGAATATAGCTTCCCAAATAACAGATTGGAAAAAATCAATTCCTGGTGAAGCCACGGAAAAAACATCGATTTTAGCAACGAGCATGGATCAACTGCATACATCTAGCCAGCGATTTCAGTCATCCAAAAGTACCTCTTCCTTGTGGGAGATGCAGCGAGATTTATTAAAAATATGGTTTAGCTATGAACAGTTTATAAAAAAATCTTCTTCATAA
- a CDS encoding prepilin peptidase, with protein sequence MLIYTTISIFTLGLIFGSFYNVIGLRVPQSEDFLTSRSKCPNCGHTLAWFELIPVLSYVMQGGKCRSCHARISMFYPFVELSTGILFAFSYIVFGTSLELIVSLCLMSLFMILFVSDMKYMLIPDRILLFFLPIFILLRVLEPLQPWYSSILGAFIGAGLLALIIIVSRGGMGAGDMKLFGVLGIVLGVKATLLAFFLSTLFGALISGVLLALGVIKRQNPVPFGPYIILGSIVAYFFGDIIIEWYLTTLIR encoded by the coding sequence ATGTTAATTTATACAACTATTTCAATTTTCACTCTCGGCCTAATCTTCGGCTCCTTTTATAATGTTATTGGTCTTCGGGTTCCTCAATCCGAAGACTTTTTAACATCTAGGTCGAAGTGTCCGAATTGTGGGCATACGTTAGCTTGGTTTGAGTTAATTCCTGTCTTGTCCTATGTGATGCAAGGCGGGAAGTGTAGATCCTGTCATGCTCGTATTTCGATGTTTTATCCTTTTGTTGAGCTTAGTACAGGGATTTTATTTGCCTTTAGTTATATTGTATTTGGAACGTCGCTTGAGCTTATTGTATCACTTTGTTTAATGTCTTTATTTATGATTTTGTTTGTTTCGGATATGAAGTATATGCTCATTCCGGACCGCATTCTTCTATTTTTTCTCCCCATTTTTATACTTCTTCGAGTGCTTGAACCTCTACAACCTTGGTATTCTTCTATATTAGGTGCTTTTATCGGAGCTGGATTGCTTGCGCTTATTATTATTGTAAGTCGAGGTGGTATGGGGGCAGGGGATATGAAACTGTTTGGGGTGCTTGGCATCGTGTTAGGTGTGAAGGCGACCTTATTGGCTTTTTTCTTATCCACCCTTTTCGGAGCGTTGATTAGTGGGGTATTATTAGCATTAGGTGTCATTAAGCGACAAAATCCGGTACCATTTGGACCATATATTATTCTTGGTTCAATTGTGGCGTATTTTTTTGGCGACATCATCATCGAGTGGTATTTGACTACGCTAATTAGGTGA
- a CDS encoding rod shape-determining protein encodes MNVVGFGFSQDLGIDLGTANTLVFLKGKGVVVREPSVVAKNNNTGQIEAVGNSAKNMIGRTPANISVIRPMKDGVIADYDTTAAMMKYYIKKAQKTRSSFARKPNVMVCVPSGITMVEERAVIDATKQAGARDAFPIAEPFAAAIGAGLPVWEPTGSMVVDIGGGTTEVAIISLGGIVTSQSIRVAGDEMDESITQYIRKQYNLMIGERSAETLKMEIGTAGKPQENDELDIRGRDLVTGLPKTITITAEEISRSLQDTVDQIVDAVKVTLEKTPPELAADIMDRGIVLTGGGAMLKKLDDVISNETQMPVFVAEDPLDCVAIGTGKSLEYIHHFRSQPNVATRTNME; translated from the coding sequence ATGAACGTGGTTGGATTTGGATTTTCCCAAGACCTTGGAATCGATTTAGGTACTGCGAATACATTAGTTTTTTTGAAAGGCAAGGGTGTCGTTGTACGCGAACCATCAGTTGTTGCCAAAAATAACAATACAGGACAAATTGAAGCTGTCGGAAATTCAGCAAAGAATATGATAGGCCGTACGCCGGCAAATATTTCGGTCATACGTCCAATGAAGGACGGCGTGATTGCGGATTATGATACGACTGCTGCTATGATGAAGTATTACATCAAGAAGGCGCAAAAAACACGCTCCTCGTTTGCTAGAAAGCCAAATGTTATGGTTTGTGTTCCATCAGGTATTACGATGGTAGAAGAACGTGCTGTGATTGATGCGACAAAACAAGCTGGTGCTCGGGATGCATTCCCAATCGCAGAACCTTTTGCTGCAGCCATAGGGGCAGGATTGCCTGTGTGGGAGCCTACTGGTAGTATGGTAGTAGATATTGGCGGAGGTACGACTGAGGTAGCGATCATTTCTCTTGGTGGGATTGTGACGAGCCAGTCGATACGTGTTGCCGGTGATGAGATGGATGAGTCCATTACGCAATACATTCGAAAGCAATATAATCTAATGATTGGGGAGCGCTCTGCTGAAACGCTTAAGATGGAAATTGGTACAGCAGGTAAGCCACAAGAAAATGACGAATTAGATATACGTGGGCGTGATTTAGTCACAGGATTACCAAAAACCATCACGATTACAGCAGAAGAGATTTCTCGCTCCTTACAAGATACGGTTGATCAAATTGTCGACGCTGTCAAAGTAACGTTAGAAAAAACACCTCCAGAGTTAGCAGCTGACATTATGGACCGAGGAATTGTGTTAACAGGTGGTGGAGCTATGCTCAAGAAGCTTGATGATGTAATTAGTAATGAAACTCAGATGCCAGTATTTGTTGCAGAAGATCCATTAGATTGTGTGGCGATTGGCACAGGTAAATCGCTTGAGTACATTCATCACTTTAGATCGCAACCAAATGTTGCTACTAGAACTAACATGGAGTAA
- a CDS encoding M50 family metallopeptidase: MSNLNVFRHFHVHPVLWVMVGVGILTGSFLQLLSIFLIVLAHELGHYGMALFFRWRIRTVMLWPFGGVMETDEHHTRPFKEEAAVILAGPFQHLWIFGVIAILDASSILSSGLVELLYTYNVVILLFNLLPIWPLDGGKIMFLLLSHHFPFVKAQVYSLYCSLVLLVVTFGLSLFFFPFSLSTIMLGCFLLWENRLEWKQRQYAFLRYLLRRYEEKRLPVNAIHSIHVSEDLPINQIFKQFKRGTHHQIFVNFKNNKRAIIDEGECLYYYFTLKQSSASAKELADWCAT, from the coding sequence ATGAGCAACCTTAATGTATTCCGTCACTTCCATGTCCATCCGGTCTTATGGGTAATGGTAGGGGTTGGAATCTTAACCGGTTCCTTTTTACAGCTTTTATCTATTTTCTTAATCGTGTTAGCGCATGAATTGGGTCATTACGGAATGGCCCTTTTTTTTCGCTGGCGCATTCGAACAGTTATGCTATGGCCGTTTGGAGGTGTGATGGAAACGGATGAGCATCACACACGTCCATTTAAGGAAGAAGCTGCTGTTATTTTAGCGGGTCCATTTCAACATTTATGGATTTTTGGAGTTATTGCGATATTAGACGCTTCCTCTATTCTATCGAGTGGGTTAGTTGAGCTTCTATATACGTATAATGTAGTTATTTTGTTGTTTAATTTATTGCCGATTTGGCCATTGGATGGTGGTAAGATAATGTTCTTACTTCTTTCTCATCATTTTCCTTTTGTCAAAGCTCAAGTATACTCGCTGTATTGTTCTTTAGTTTTATTAGTTGTTACTTTTGGGCTCAGCTTATTCTTCTTCCCTTTTTCGTTAAGTACGATTATGTTAGGTTGTTTTCTATTATGGGAAAATCGTCTAGAATGGAAACAACGACAGTATGCCTTTCTGCGTTATTTATTAAGAAGATATGAGGAGAAGCGTCTCCCGGTAAATGCCATTCATTCCATACATGTTTCGGAAGACCTACCAATCAATCAAATTTTTAAACAGTTTAAGCGAGGGACGCATCATCAAATCTTTGTAAATTTTAAAAATAACAAGCGAGCGATTATCGATGAAGGAGAGTGTTTATACTACTATTTCACGCTAAAACAATCTTCCGCATCGGCAAAAGAACTTGCAGATTGGTGTGCAACATAA
- the radC gene encoding RadC family protein, producing the protein MSETSVLIKHVPREDRPRERMIQLGAKHLSNQELLAILLGSGMKNESVISLSQRVLIHFEGLMLLRDATIEELTAIRGIGTAKAVVILAALELAKRLHNHKPSERYIIKSPEDGADFVMEEMRDLHQEHFVCIFLNTKNQVIHRQTIFIGSLNASIVHPREVFKEAVKRSAASIICAHNHPSGDPTPSQEDIHVTRRLTECGKMLGIEVLDHIVIGDRKFVSLKEKGYL; encoded by the coding sequence TTGTCTGAAACCTCTGTACTAATTAAACATGTCCCCCGGGAAGATCGACCACGTGAACGGATGATCCAACTGGGGGCTAAGCATCTATCAAACCAAGAGTTGCTAGCTATTTTATTAGGCAGTGGGATGAAAAATGAGTCTGTTATTTCTTTATCACAACGTGTATTGATTCACTTTGAAGGCTTGATGTTATTACGAGATGCAACGATTGAGGAACTGACAGCCATTCGAGGCATTGGAACAGCGAAGGCAGTGGTGATTTTAGCCGCATTAGAATTAGCGAAGCGTCTTCATAATCATAAGCCGAGTGAACGTTACATTATTAAAAGTCCAGAAGATGGCGCAGACTTTGTCATGGAAGAAATGCGTGATCTACATCAAGAACATTTCGTATGTATTTTCCTCAATACGAAAAACCAAGTCATTCACCGCCAAACGATTTTTATCGGGAGTTTAAACGCCTCCATTGTCCACCCAAGAGAAGTCTTCAAAGAAGCGGTTAAACGCTCCGCAGCCTCCATCATATGTGCTCACAACCACCCCTCAGGTGATCCCACCCCATCTCAAGAAGATATCCATGTAACCCGAAGATTAACGGAATGTGGCAAGATGTTAGGTATTGAAGTGCTAGATCATATCGTTATAGGAGATCGTAAGTTTGTTTCCCTGAAAGAGAAAGGGTATTTGTAA
- the minD gene encoding septum site-determining protein MinD encodes MGESIVITSGKGGVGKTTTTANVGTALALMGKKVCLVDTDIGLRNLDVVMGLENRIIYDIVDVIQERCKLKQALIKDKRFEALSLLPAAQTSDKSDLTPEGMVKIVQELKQDFDYIIIDCPAGIEQGYKNAVAGADKAIVVTTPEKSSVRDADRIIGLLEQEEIESPRLIVNRIRNHMVENGDMLDVDEIVTILSIDLLGIVADDDQVIKASNHGEPIAFQPNTKASLAYRNISRRILGESVPLLSLEEEKGMFAKVKRFFGIRS; translated from the coding sequence ATGGGTGAATCGATTGTAATAACATCAGGAAAAGGTGGCGTTGGTAAAACGACCACAACAGCAAATGTAGGAACAGCATTAGCCTTAATGGGTAAGAAAGTGTGTTTAGTTGACACAGATATTGGCTTGCGGAACCTAGACGTAGTGATGGGATTGGAGAACCGAATCATCTACGATATTGTTGACGTCATTCAAGAACGTTGTAAGCTAAAGCAAGCATTAATAAAAGATAAACGATTTGAAGCGTTATCCTTGTTACCTGCTGCTCAAACCAGCGATAAATCTGATTTAACTCCAGAAGGCATGGTGAAGATTGTGCAGGAGTTAAAGCAAGACTTTGATTACATAATCATTGATTGTCCAGCAGGCATCGAGCAAGGCTATAAAAACGCTGTTGCTGGGGCTGATAAAGCGATTGTTGTAACAACTCCTGAGAAGTCTTCTGTAAGAGATGCAGACCGAATCATTGGTTTATTAGAGCAAGAAGAAATTGAATCTCCACGTTTAATCGTCAATCGAATTCGGAATCATATGGTTGAAAACGGGGATATGTTAGACGTAGATGAAATTGTAACGATTTTATCTATTGATTTATTAGGAATTGTCGCGGATGATGATCAGGTTATCAAAGCATCTAACCATGGAGAGCCGATTGCTTTTCAACCGAATACAAAAGCTTCATTAGCGTATCGTAATATTTCACGCCGTATCTTAGGCGAGTCTGTCCCACTTCTTTCTTTAGAAGAAGAAAAAGGGATGTTTGCAAAGGTGAAACGGTTCTTTGGTATTCGTTCCTAA
- a CDS encoding Maf family protein → MTQLILASSSPRRKELLDQVNISYEIRKQHVDESKMTCRSPRAYVQTLAELKARSVPFSVDNEVIISADTVVSFEDHVLGKPKSRKEAFDMLSALSGNIHKVYTGVTIRSSEQETSFVEKTTVEFWPLTKDEINEYLDSEEPYDKAGGYGIQSSGAIFVKEIKGDYYNVVGLPLSRVVRSLRSYGIFPNLSQPEHKVTGN, encoded by the coding sequence ATGACACAATTAATTTTAGCTTCTTCTTCTCCAAGAAGAAAAGAGTTACTAGACCAAGTGAACATTTCATATGAAATTCGAAAGCAACATGTAGATGAATCCAAGATGACGTGTCGCAGTCCACGTGCTTATGTTCAAACGTTAGCGGAGTTAAAAGCCCGTTCAGTACCATTTTCGGTCGATAACGAAGTGATTATAAGTGCGGATACAGTTGTCAGTTTTGAAGATCACGTATTAGGTAAGCCTAAATCTCGCAAGGAAGCCTTTGACATGTTATCCGCGCTAAGTGGGAATATTCATAAGGTTTACACGGGCGTAACGATTCGCTCTTCAGAACAAGAAACCAGCTTCGTTGAAAAAACGACAGTAGAATTCTGGCCATTAACAAAGGATGAGATTAACGAGTATTTAGATTCCGAAGAGCCTTATGATAAAGCTGGAGGTTATGGTATCCAATCCAGTGGTGCTATCTTCGTAAAAGAAATAAAAGGTGACTATTACAATGTTGTAGGTCTACCACTTTCTCGTGTAGTCCGTTCTCTACGTTCATACGGTATTTTTCCAAACCTTTCGCAACCAGAACATAAGGTAACAGGGAATTAA
- the minC gene encoding septum site-determining protein MinC: protein MSNKKQIVTIKGTKDGLTLHIDDACSFEEVLKELDHKLLRNYVDEDQPMITVSIQLGNRYLNEDQLEQLRDVVRAHNKLVIHSIESDVITKEEAIEWMKDSEITSLFKVVRSGQVIDVRGDVLLVGDVNPGGKIAATGNIYVMGHLRGIAHAGVNGNTNAIIAASYMRPSQLRIANYISRSPDYDTEGVYMECGYIDLNQEKIIIDRLQLLNQKRPDLSGLERRMLNG, encoded by the coding sequence GTGAGTAACAAGAAGCAAATTGTAACCATAAAAGGAACAAAAGACGGACTGACGTTGCATATTGATGATGCTTGCTCCTTTGAAGAAGTATTAAAAGAATTAGATCATAAATTGTTGCGAAACTATGTGGATGAAGACCAGCCTATGATTACCGTAAGCATTCAATTAGGGAATCGGTACTTAAATGAAGACCAATTAGAACAACTTCGTGATGTCGTTCGTGCTCATAATAAACTCGTCATCCATTCGATTGAATCAGATGTTATTACAAAAGAAGAGGCGATAGAATGGATGAAAGATAGTGAAATTACATCTTTATTTAAAGTTGTAAGAAGTGGACAAGTGATCGATGTTCGTGGTGATGTACTACTCGTAGGCGATGTGAACCCGGGTGGTAAGATTGCTGCGACAGGTAATATTTATGTGATGGGTCACCTTAGAGGAATCGCCCATGCCGGTGTTAATGGCAATACGAATGCTATTATTGCTGCATCTTATATGAGGCCAAGTCAATTGCGAATTGCAAATTATATAAGTCGTTCTCCAGACTATGATACAGAAGGCGTTTATATGGAATGTGGCTACATCGATCTAAATCAAGAAAAGATTATTATTGATCGTTTACAACTGCTCAATCAGAAACGACCTGATTTAAGTGGGTTAGAAAGGAGAATGCTGAATGGGTGA